A window of Sagittula sp. P11 genomic DNA:
TTGGCGGTCGAGCACTGGATCGTCGCCGGGGTGCTGAGGGCAACGCCGTCGACCCCGCGCAACAGGACCGCGTCTTCGATCCCGCAGGCGCCGTTGCCAGAGACCGGGCCGATCTTTTCGCCGATCAGGGCCGGGTCGCCGCAGACCATGTCGCCCTCGATCCCGATTGCGGCGAAGGCCACCCGCGCCGCGCCTGCCGCCTTGTCCAGTCCGCGATCGACCCGGCCACCGCCGCATCCGGCGAGCCCAAGCAGTACGAACAGAACAACGATGCGCTTCAACGCTTCACCTCGATCCGGCCAAAGTCTGGTTTATCAGTATCCTGACCTGCCTGCAGAATGCCACGCCGAATGGCCCGGGTGCGGGTGAAATAGGCGTGAAGCTGCTCACCGTCGCCCGTCCTGATCGCCCGCTGCAACGCAAAGAGCTCCTCGGTAAAGCGCCCGAGGATCTCCAGCGTCGCCCCCTTGTTGGTCAGGAACACGTCCCGCCACATGGTCGGGTCAGAGGCCGCGATCCGCGTAAAATCCCGGAAACCGGCGGCGGAAAACTTGATGACTTCCTGGTCCGACACGCGGCTCAGGTCGTCGGCAACGCCCACCATCGTGTAGGCGATCAGGTGCGGTATGTGGCTGACCACGGCACAGACGAGGTCATGGTGCTCCGGGTCCATGCGTTCGGTGTTGGCGCCCAGCGCCTGCCAGTACTGCTCCAGCCGGGCCACCGCGTCTTCCGGCGCCGTTTCCACCGGAACGATCAGGCACCAGCGGTTGTCGAACAGGCTGGCAAAGCCCGCGTCCGGCCCCGAATGCTCCGTCCCGGCCATGGGGTGGCCTGGGACGAAGTGCACGCTGTCGGGCAGATGCGGAGAGACTTCCGCGATCACGGTCCGCTTCACCGATCCCACGTCCGTCACGGTCGCCCCGGGTTTCAGATGCGGTGCGATGGCCTCTGCCACGTGGCCCATCACGCCCACAGGCGTCGCCAGCACGATCAGGTCGGCGTCCGCTACGGCCTCCTCGGCGCTGTCACACACGACATTGCAGAACCCAAGCCGGCGCGCCGTCTCCCGCGTTTCGGCAGAGCGGGCATAGCCCCGGATCTCCGTCGTCATGCCCGCCCGTTTCATCGCCCAGGCCATGGAGCTTGCAATCAGCCCCAGGCCGATCAGCGCGACCTTCCCGTAGTGCTCGCTCATCGCGCGCCGGCCTTGAACTGACCGATGCAGAAGGCGACGCGCCGCACCGAAGGTTCGTCGCCGACGGTGATGCGCAGGCAGTTCGGCAGCTTGTACCCCCCGACCTTGCGCACGATCAGCCCCTGCGATTGCAGGTAGAGATCGCAGGCGTCGGCCTCTTCCTTGTCGGCAAAGCGTGCCAGCACGAAGTTCGCCGTCGAGGTGTCGGACGGCACGCCATGCTCCGCCAGCGCCTCCGACAGGATCATCCGCAGGCGGGTGTTGTCATTGCGGCACTTCTCGGCCCATGCGGTGTCGCGCACGGCGGCCTCGGCCGCGGCCAGCGCGGTGTTCGACAGGTTGAATGGCCCGCGCACCCGGTTCAGCACGTCGATCACGGCCTTCGGCCCATAGCCCCAGCCGACCCGCATCCCGCCCAGCCCGTAGAGCTTCGAGAATGTCCGCGTCATCACCACGTTCTCGCGCTGCTCCACCAGCCGCGCGCCACCGTCATAGCCTTCGACGTAATCGGCATACGCCCCGTCCAGCACCAGAAGGCACTGGTCGGGCAGGCCCTCGGCCAGACGCTCGATCTCGGCCAGGCCGATCATCGT
This region includes:
- a CDS encoding prephenate/arogenate dehydrogenase family protein; translation: MSEHYGKVALIGLGLIASSMAWAMKRAGMTTEIRGYARSAETRETARRLGFCNVVCDSAEEAVADADLIVLATPVGVMGHVAEAIAPHLKPGATVTDVGSVKRTVIAEVSPHLPDSVHFVPGHPMAGTEHSGPDAGFASLFDNRWCLIVPVETAPEDAVARLEQYWQALGANTERMDPEHHDLVCAVVSHIPHLIAYTMVGVADDLSRVSDQEVIKFSAAGFRDFTRIAASDPTMWRDVFLTNKGATLEILGRFTEELFALQRAIRTGDGEQLHAYFTRTRAIRRGILQAGQDTDKPDFGRIEVKR
- the hisC gene encoding histidinol-phosphate transaminase; protein product: MATIDPQPGIMDIALYEGGKAKVDGITNVVKLSSNENPFGPSPAVQDAVVRSVHELHRYPSTDHASLRTAIGEVHGVDPERVICGVGSDEIIHFLCQAYAGPGTEVLHTVHGFGMYRISALAAGATPVEVPERDRVTDVDAILGGCTDRTRLVFIANPNNPTGTMIGLAEIERLAEGLPDQCLLVLDGAYADYVEGYDGGARLVEQRENVVMTRTFSKLYGLGGMRVGWGYGPKAVIDVLNRVRGPFNLSNTALAAAEAAVRDTAWAEKCRNDNTRLRMILSEALAEHGVPSDTSTANFVLARFADKEEADACDLYLQSQGLIVRKVGGYKLPNCLRITVGDEPSVRRVAFCIGQFKAGAR